Proteins from a genomic interval of Phalacrocorax aristotelis chromosome 3, bGulAri2.1, whole genome shotgun sequence:
- the NUP133 gene encoding nuclear pore complex protein Nup133 — MFPSAPASPRTPGGSARRNLGSAAPSPLSRPGGRKNLAVVAAAASSPVLFSPVARRSGSLSARATPTRVIQHPSASETINYDVKAFGSSLPVKVMEALKKAGADDQLSVQVDESGWAWLVHKERLIIWKIGQSPVAKLSLCKELQLPPSDFQWSSSLAAISCLSSLDEAPSLQSLAIMVATSEGSVRYWPNVAHEGSYTETFTDFGGALCSFLTAVKGGSFILSSSRGQLVRLIPDSSGKIHQHALPQGQGMFSGIGRKVSSLLGILSPGHDAVISSVLWDEEKSSFYMLTSSNLNKWEIDDSSERYILSWDINRILKEHITDAIWGSESNYEDIKGGVNIQYMDLQQNRDGLVILAAAWHPGDHPCLVYYTLITVEDKGYQMSDDVVVEVTQYNPSFQSEEEVLCCLVVPDYFSHAAYLYKEDEVFACSTGTGRISLPQEKIIFGVQGDGILGAGSCTSLPIFFTKKSGLITILSRENISVLPEDLEDSLSSSVAGPRSESPAFDATGRLEIVAQEDKTKLLKAAFLQYCRKDVVNAQSMVVELFPSNADLVSDAELDRAVTQISVDLMDDYPASDPRWAESVPEEAAGFSNTSLILLHQLEDKTKAHSFFIEFLHQVGVFERLGSFPVRGMRMATRLLLCEHAEKLAAAIVLKNHHSRLPDLVNAAILMALNKRECDIPPSLTPADMFFREVSQIDSIFECLLEEEEQILRDTPIESIEWAQIVVNVNNIIKDMLQAACQYRQSRASLYKMGELPEREPEYIPWTASSGLRTAIIRQHGIILKTVYPQVDSNLRSIVAEQLVALLDCFLDGYVSQLKSVDRPADQERYSNVEMEYVQKRSELLSPLLSLGQYQMAAALAEKYCDFDILVQMCEQTDNQARLQRYMSQFAEQNFSDFLFRWYLEKGKRGKLLSQPIAQHGQLASFLQAHEHLSWLHEINSQDLQKAHRTLQTLANMETRYFAKKKTLLGLSKLAALASDFSEDILQEKIEEISEQERFLLHQETLPEQLLAEKQLNLNDMPVLSAPQLIDMYICDENRRANEYDFKKALDLLEYIDEEEEVDVNDLKLKILCRALRRDGWSSSDGKDDPIEASKDSIFVKILQKLLKEGVQLSEYLPEVKDLLQANELGNLKCNPYFEFVLKANYELYVQGQA; from the exons ATGTTCCCCTCGGCTCCCGCCTCGCCGCGGACCCCCGGCGGGTCTGCCCGCAGGAACCTCGGCAGCGCCGCCCCCAGCCCTCTCTCCCGGCCGGGCGGCAGGAAGAACCTGGCcgtggtggcggcggcggccagcTCCCCGGTGCTGTTCTCCCCGGTGGCGCGGAGGAGCGGCTCCCTCTCCGCCCG agCAACTCCTACCAGAGTTATCCAGCATCCCTCGGCAAGTGAGACTATTAACTATGATGTTAAGGCTTTTGGATCCTCTCTGCCTGTTAAGGTTATGGAAGCCCTGAAGAAGGCTGGTG CTGACGACCAGCTGAGCGTTCAAGTGGATGAAAGCGGATGGGCCTGGCTAGTCCATAAAGAGAGGCTGATTATTTGGAAGATCGGTCAGTCTCCAGTAGCTAAG TTATCTCTGTGCAAGGAACTGCAGCTGCCACCCAGCGACTTCCAGTGGAGTTCTAGTTTAGCAGCTATTTCTTGTCTCAGTTCCTTGGATGAGGCGCCTTCTCTGCAG TCTCTGGCAATAATGGTGGCTACCAGCGAAGGTTCTGTGCGCTACTGGCCCAATGTTGCCCATGAAGGTTCCTATACGGAGACTTTTACAGACTTTGGAGGTGCTCTGTGCAGTTTCCTAACAGCAGTAAAG gGAGGAAGCTTTATTTTATCATCTTCCAGAGGCCAGCTAGTTCGTTTGATACCAGATAGTTCTGGCAAGATTCATCAGCATGCCCTGCCACAGGGACAGGGCATGTTTTCTGGAATTGGTAGGAAGGTTTCTTCTCTCCTGGGTATATTGTCTCCTGGACATGATGCTGTG atttctaGTGTTCTTTGGGACGAAGAGAAATCAAGCTTTTATATGCTAACAAGTTCAAATCTAAACAAATGGGAGATTGATGATTCATCAGAACGTTATATTCTCAGCTGGGATATCAACAGGATCCTGAAAGAACATATTACAGATGCAATTTGG GGTTCTGAAAGTAACTATGAAGATATTAAAGGAGGAGTAAATATACAATACATGGATTTGCAACAGAATCG TGATGGACTGGTGATACTTGCTGCAGCATGGCATCCTGGAGATCATCCGTGTCTTGTCTACTACACACTGATAACAGTAGAAGACAAAGGCTACCAGATGTCTGATGACGTTGTGGTGGAGGTCACACAGTATAATCCATCTTTTCAG TCAGAAGAGGAAGTGTTGTGCTGTCTAGTAGTCCCAGATTACTTTAGCCATGCTGCTTACCTCTATAAGGAAGATGAAGTGTTTGCTTGTTCCACTGGAActggaagaatttctttaccaCAGGAGAAAATCATATTCGGCGTACAAG GAGATGGCATTTTAGGAGCAGGTTCCTGTACTAGCCTCCCCATCTTCTTTACCAAAAAGAGTGGACTTATCACCATCTTGTCcagggaaaacatttctgtgcttCCTGAAGACCTTGAAGATTCCCTGTCCTCTTCTGTTGCTGGACCAAGAAGTGAG AGTCCTGCATTTGATGCAACCGGTAGGCTGGAAATCGTAGCTCAAGAAGATAAGACTAAATTACTGAAGGCTGCTTTTCTACAGTACTGCAG gaaagatGTGGTCAATGCACAAAGCATGGTAGTTGAGCTCTTTCCCAGTAATGCAGATCTGGTTTCTGATGCTGAACTGGATAGGGCAGTGACTCAGATCAGTGTGGACTTAATGGATGACTACCCTGCTTCTGACCCAAGATGGGCTGAATCTGTGCCTGAAG aaGCAGCTGGTTTCAGCAACACATCTCTCATTCTTCTGCATCAGCTAGAGGATAAGACAAAAGCACATTCCTTCTTCATTGAGTTTCTTCATCAG gttGGTGTGTTTGAACGTCTGGGCAGTTTTCCAGTACGAGGCATGCGGATGGCAACTCGACTGTTGCTCTGTGAGCACGCGGAGAAACTAGCAGCAGCTATTGTTCTCAAGAATCACCATTCCAGGCTGCCTGATCTGGTGAATGCTGCTATACTGATGGCGTTAAACAAAAGGGAGTGTGACATTCCACCAAGTCTTACCCCTGCAGATATGTTCTTTCGAGAG GTGTCCCAGATAGATTCCATCTTTGAATGCTTACTAGAAGAGGAGGAACAAATCCTGAGAGATACACCTATTGAATCAATTGAGTGGGCCCAGATAGTTGTCAATGTGAACAACATCATTAAG GACATGCTACAAGCTGCCTGTCAGTATCGTCAATCTAGAGCCTCTTTATATAAAATGGGAGAGCTTCCAGAAAGAGAACCTGAATATATTCCGTGGACAG CATCTAGTGGCCTTCGTACAGCAATAATACGCCAGCATGGAATCATTCTGAAGACGGTGTATCCCCAGGTGGACAGTAACCTCCGTAGCATTGTGGCTGAACAGTTGGTGGCACTACTGGATTGTTTCCTAGATGGTTATGTTTCTCAGCTGAAATCTGTGGACCGCCCTGCTGATCAAGAGAGATACAGCAATGTGGAAATGGAATATGTGCAAAAAAGATCAGAGCTCTTGTCTCCTCTCC TTTCCCTGGGGCAGTATCAGATGGCAGCTGCTTTAGCAGAGAAGTACTGTGACTTCGATATCCTGGTGCAAATGTGTGAGCAGACAGACAACCAGGCCAGATTACAACGTTACATGAGTCAGTTTGCAGAACAG aatttttcagatttcctgTTTCGCTGGtatttagaaaaaggaaagcgAGGGAAGCTGTTATCTCAGCCTATTGCTCAGCATGGACAGCTGGCCAGTTTCTTGCAAGCTCACGAGCATCTGAGCTGGTTACATGAAATCAATAGTCAAGATTTGCAAAAG GCTCACAGAACATTGCAGACTTTAGCAAATATGGAGACCCGCTAttttgcaaagaagaaaacacttcttgGCTTGAGCAAATTAGCTGCTCTGGCATCTGATTTCTCAGAAGATATCCTGCAAGAGAAAATAGAag AAATATCAGAACAGGAACGCTTTCTGTTACATCAGGAGACGCTTCCTGAACAATTACTGGCAGAGAAACAGTTGAACCTCAATGATATGCCAGTGTTGTCTGCACCTCAGCTCATTGAT ATGTACATATGTGATGAGAACAGAAGGGCCAATGAGTATGACTTCAAGAAAGCACTTGATCTACTGGAATATATTGATGAG GAAGAGGAAGTGGATGTAAACGATCTCAAACTTAAAATTCTCTGTAGGGCTCTCCGAAGAGATGG ATGGTCCAGTTCGGATGGTAAAGATGATCCAATTGAAGCATCTAAAGATAGtatatttgtgaaaatattacaaaaactATTGAAAGAAG GAGTTCAGTTAAGTGAATACTTACCGGAGGTGAAGGACTTGCTGCAAGCGAATGAACTTGGCAACCTGAAATGTAATCCTTACTTCGAATTCGTGCTAAAGGCAAACTATGAACTCTACGTTCAGGGACAAGCATGA